From the genome of Danaus plexippus chromosome 30, MEX_DaPlex, whole genome shotgun sequence, one region includes:
- the LOC116776688 gene encoding GTPase-activating protein CdGAPr isoform X3: MSCQSLAARAFAEPEKESHCARAATHRTVRFSSDPRSQNRTTSESECKRETPGSMSLSTLSMSPAMSQSAPSAAAAFHMDDQPPTCRFPKLEECAHFHYERVSLGGISVELVPCDFSGDSPGEGWVCLKVSSHVNSCEEDAAGAGDDTWTLTRNREHFLQLDDMLHRCIYDRKVSGLPCLSSALSSSLDEQAYSRLVADYVHHLSIIADDSINCGPALNWLQMDNKGHKLLVANEDSSSINTPAVAAAYSVRKYVSQARDEISFDVGDMISIIDMPGPQESLWWRGKRGFRVGFFPHHCVAVIGDKVPRHMTQPPPIVGSVAVAPIKPVLRKHGKLISLFRSFILSRPSRRSLKQQGILRERVFGCDLGEHLTNCGHDGPFPGPVPQVLVECSRAIEQRGAVDGIYRLSGGAALTQRLRAAFDAGLAADLRAPLQRDPHALASLLKMYFRELPNPLCTYQLYDSFVSAVTAPEQLRLKAVRDTVVKLPPPHYRTLSYLMRHLRRVSLLSESTGMTARNMAIVWAPNLLRSPAPQHALQGVAVQAVVTEFLICYAEELFSKEQGADSGPPSISQESQESQIELRGLEAGRRPKSLPLNPPTKLLSLEEARRRGRPARTSPPADHVRLSTPDTMALRPASHLTPKYIEVGSGPNNLPQYHTVLELPGPGNKRLKRSPSGWRGLFTRKRSSRPPLIPHVMEPSATALRPAVSCESLSEGEAAPPPRPPHHTRSSSCDSYFEPWQAELATMRLRLSPQERDRHMFSEEDDAHAQHGAAEDSLNTTPGNSAVGSAADTPRRTRDDNTERKRVSLEQLERRVARLGYIDSDEPGDNTRAKRLCKDRDSPQSSGLELPALTNVKMRERTSPRKQKPSARYSGLQQPVTADSERLTWHGKDHSTLIRIDWPETPTPTTPTTPAPATPLYDPLESDSEPSDKHTITIKNSCRNCDEEKCLKCELKAADYENVAAADLASLGSTDISYHNLNRLSAVSSSSASEHTSHRRDDLMKIMTSSHESSSGYSNVSYKQDEPCDRYDFARPDYVNLSSSTSKSSPASPLKSPLKSTISITFRSPGRVQTPDYEPIGNEDTPTNERDSVYEDVDLEKSLSIVEEASVPQTDASLPTQEARQPGDYGRLASDLIILDTPTDDRDLYSQVKFFKKSIEEVNAMILETPDKEADYERVEFKTNNYSLDETEEDGHTEDGGGSERENGNVITTSNNLNVRELANRFESPTEQKGAFTFDKYKTEDKHAAARRDDHQPRTTARTLALARDTYTLTKNVTARSLDENAFVKEFGSDRDRRKSLEVKDGQRQARGVPDLNLNTEDLQTKTDTAEDRVALIQGAGKEHEKMLSRQRIEKYKEERRNFLREKYSSQSFRSSPEQLTRIKLKKSDHETRTDEPHKFERRNTVDLGQRMRFTLARSANDLDSIPSPGSQEDRSEKMSPSFNIRDMTAIFEQKSQGTG, translated from the exons ATGTCGTGCCAGTCGCTGGCGGCGCGCGCGTTCGCCGAGCCCGAGAAGGAGTCGCACTGCGCCCGCGCCGCCACACACAG AACCGTACGCTTCAGCTCGGACCCTCGCAGCCAGAACAGGACCACGAGCGAGTCAGAATGCAAGAGAGAAACACCcg GTTCGATGTCCCTGAGCACGTTGTCCATGTCTCCAGCCATGAGCCAGTCGGCGCCGAGCGCCGCGGCCGCCTTCCACATGGACGACCAG CCGCCCACGTGTCGTTTCCCCAAGTTAGAGGAGTGCGCTCACTTCCACTACGAGCGAGTGAGTCTGGGGGGAATCAGCGTGGAGCTGGTGCCGTGTGACTTCAGCGGGGACTCTCCCGGAGAAG GTTGGGTGTGTCTGAAGGTCAGCAGCCACGTGAATTCCTGCGAGGAGGACGCGGCCGGCGCCGGAGACGACACCTGGACGCTGACCAGAAACAGGGAACACTTCCTACAGCTGGACGACATGCTGCACAG GTGTATATATGACAGGAAGGTGTCGGGCCTGCCGTGTCTCTCGTCAGCGCTGTCCTCGTCCCTGGACGAGCAGGCGTACTCCCGGCTGGTGGCGGACTACGTCCATCACCTGTCCATCATAGCCGACGACTCCATCAACTGCGGCCCGGCACTCAACTGGCTTCAGATGGACAATAAAG GTCACAAACTGCTGGTGGCCAACGAGGACTCCAGCTCAATTAACACTCCAGCTGTAGCGGCGGCGTACTCCGTGAGGAAATATGTGTCCCAG GCTCGGGATGAGATCAGCTTCGATGTGGGTGACATGATCTCGATAATCGACATGCCAG GTCCCCAGGAGTCCCTTTGGTGGCGCGGCAAGCGTGGGTTCCGCGTGGGTTTCTTCCCTCACCACTGTGTGGCCGTCATCGGAGACAAGGTCCCGCGGCACATGACGCAGCCTCCGCCCATCGTGGG GTCTGTGGCTGTGGCACCCATAAAACCGGTCCTCCGCAAGCACGGGAAGCTGATATCCCTGTTCCGGAGCTTCATCCTGTCCAGACCTTCGCGGCGGAGTCTCAAGCAGCAGGGCATCCTGCGGGAGAGGGTGTTCGGCTGCGACCTGGGAGAGCACCTCACGAACTGCGGACACGACG GTCCCTTCCCTGGTCCAGTCCCTCAGGTGTTGGTGGAGTGTTCGCGGGCCATCGAGCAGCGCGGCGCAGTGGATGGCATCTACCGTCTGTCGGGGGGCGCGGCCCTGACCCAGCGGCTGAGGGCCGCCTTCGACGCGGGCCTCGCCGCGGACCTGCGGGCCCCACTCCAGAGAGACCCGCACGCGCTGGCCAGCCTCCTCAAAATGTACTTCAG GGAGCTGCCCAACCCTCTGTGCACGTACCAGCTGTACGACAGCTTCGTGTCGGCCGTCACCGCCCCGGAGCAGCTGCGACTGAAGGCGGTGAGGGACACCGTGGTCAAACTCCCGCCGCCCCACTACAG GACGTTGTCGTACCTCATGCGTCACTTGCGGCGCGTGTCCCTGCTGAGCGAGTCCACGGGCATGACGGCCAGGAACATGGCCATTGTGTGGGCGCCCAACCTGCTGAGGTCGCCGGCGCCGCAGCACGCGCTGCAGGGGGTCGCCGTGCAG GCGGTGGTGACCGAGTTCCTGATATGCTACGCCGAGGAGTTGTTCTCCAAGGAGCAGGGAGCTGACTCCGGACCGCCCTCCATAAGTCAG GAGAGTCAAGAATCTCAAATAGAACTGCGGGGCCTGGAGGCCGGCAGACGACCCAAGAGTCTACCTTTGAACCCGCCCACTAAGTTGCTGAG CCTGGAGGAGGCCCGGCGCCGCGGTCGACCTGCTCGGACCTCTCCCCCCGCCGACCACGTGCGCCTCTCCACACCCGACACCATGGCGCTCCGGCCCGCCTCACACCTCACGCCCAAATATATAGAG GTCGGCTCCGGCCCCAACAACCTGCCGCAGTACCACACAGTGCTGGAGCTGCCGGGGCCCGGGAACAAGAGACTCAAGCGGTCCCCGTCCGGCTGGAGGGGGCTGTTCACCAGGAAGAGGAGCTCGCGGCCTCCGCTCATACCGCATGTAATG GAGCCGTCAGCGACAGCGCTGAGGCCGGCCGTCTCGTGCGAGTCTCTCAGCGAGGGCGAGGCGGCTCCTCCCCCGCGACCTCCACACCACACCAG GTCATCGTCGTGTGACTCGTACTTCGAGCCGTGGCAGGCGGAGCTCGCCACCATGAGGCTGAGACTGTCCCCGCAGGAGAGGGACCGGCACATGTTCAGCGAGGAGGACGACGCGCACGCGCAGCACGGCGCCGCG GAGGACTCCCTCAACACCACGCCGGGGAACAGCGCGGTGGGCAGCGCCGCGGACACGCCGAGACGGACGAGAGACGACAACACGGAGCG GAAGAGGGTGTCCCTGGAACAGCTGGAGCGGCGCGTGGCCAGACTCGGCTACATCGACAGCGACGAGCCCGGGGACAACACGCGCGCCAAGAG ATTGTGCAAGGACCGAGACAGTCCGCAGTCTTCAGGCCTAGAGCTGCCGGCCCTGACTAACGTTAAGATGAG AGAGAGAACCTCCCCGAGGAAACAGAAACCCTCGGCTCGATACAGCGGTCTCCAGCAGCCCGTCACCGCGGACAGCGAGCGACTCACCTGGCACGGCAAGGATCACTCCACGCTGATACGGATCGACTGGCCGGAGACGCCCACGCCCACAACCCCCACCACCCCCGCCCCCGCCACACCGCTGTACGACCCGCTGGAGAGTGACTCGGAGCCCAGCGACAAGCACACCATCACCATCAAGAACAGCTGCCGGAACTGCGACGAGGAGAAGTGTCTCAAGTGCGAGCTGAAAGCCGCGGACTACGAGAACGTGGCGGCCGCAGACCTTGCAAGCCTGGGCTCCACAGACATCAGCTACCACAACCTGAACCGCCTGTCCGCCGTCTCCAGCTCCTCCGCCTCGGAGCACACCTCGCACCGCAGGGACGACCTCATGAAGATCATGACGTCCTCTCACGAGAGCTCCTCCGGCTACTCCAACGTGAGCTACAAGCAGGACGAGCCGTGCGACCGCTACGACTTCGCCAGACCCGACTACGTCAACCTGTCCTCCAGCACGTCCAAGAGCTCCCCGGCCAGTCCTCTCAAGAGTCCACTTAAGTCCACCATCAGCATAACGTTCCGCTCCCCGGGCAGGGTCCAGACGCCAGACTACGAACCAATAGGCAACGAAGACACGCCCACCAACGAGCGGGACTCTGTCTACGAGGACGTAGACCTGGAGAAGAGTCTCTCCATAGTGGAGGAAGCCAGCGTGCCGCAGACCGACGCCAGTCTCCCGACGCAGGAGGCCCGGCAGCCCGGGGACTACGGCCGTCTCGCCTCTGACCTCATCATTCTGGACACGCCCACCGACGACCGAGATCTGTACAGCCAGGTCAAGTTCTTCAAGAAGAGCATCGAAGAAGTCAACGCCATGATACTGGAGACACCGGACAAGGAGGCGGACTACGAGCGCGTGGAATTTAAGACGAACAACTACAGCTTAGACGAGACCGAGGAAGACGGGCACACGGAAGACGGGGGCGGCTCGGAGAGGGAGAACGGAAACGTGATCACGACCAGCAACAACCTGAACGTGCGGGAGCTGGCGAACAGGTTCGAGAGTCCCACGGAGCAGAAGGGGGCGTTCACCTTCGACAAATATAAGACGGAAGACAAACATGCCGCGGCCAGGAGGGACGACCACCAGCCCCGGACCACCGCGAGGACCCTCGCCCTCGCCCGGGACACATACACGCTTACCAAGAACGTCACCGCGAGGTCGCTGGACGAGAACGCGTTCGTCAAAGAGTTCGGATCAGACAGAGACAGGAGGAAGAGTCTAGAGGTGAAGGACGGACAGAGACAGGCGAGGGGCGTACCCGACCTCAACCTGAACACGGAAGACCTGCAGACCAAGACGGATACGGCGGAGGACAGGGTGGCGCTGATACAGGGAGCGGGCAAGGAACACGAGAAGATGCTGAGCAGGCAGAGAATAGAGAAGTACAAAGAGGAGAGAAGGAACTTCCTCAGGGAGAAGTACAGCTCCCAGTCCTTCAGGAGCAGCCCGGAACAACTCACCAGGATCAAGCTGAAGAAGAGCGACCACGAGACCAGGACGGACGAGCCGCACAAGTTCGAGAGGAGGAACACCGTGGACCTGGGACAGAGGATGAGGTTCACACTCGCCAGGAGCGCCAACGACCTCGACAGTATCCCCTCCCCCGGCAGCCAGGAAGACAG GTCAGAGAAGATGTCGCCCTCCTTCAACATACGCGACATGACGGCCATCTTCGAGCAGAAGTCGCAAGGCACCGGCTGA